The following proteins come from a genomic window of Deinococcus malanensis:
- a CDS encoding DUF1963 domain-containing protein produces the protein MHRYLELSEEGGSAHKFYEARAEGCTLTVRYGRIGTEGQTQVRIFATPEEAQAEAQKKLAEKRRKGYMDAVAGEREKRAVPQPALRLPKALSSYREVLEASVRPYVALKGSPPRPTMSPWTSKLGGVPYRPLGSAWPLASDGQPLAFLAQLNFAELPPLAGFPQQGIVQFFIRDDDFYGANFDGALDMTSLADDANYRVLYHPEVIPDPAGLEQTLPVGVPGSDDSILGLPHDPTLTFELRGELRSGPVTSDDRLFDQLVGQSLWELGDTEDVNADDLSDRYALLAGSGHKLGGYPNFTQHDPRSVDDPHVLLFQLDSDDDLSLMWGDVGIANFFIHPDDLTRADFSRVVFHWDCC, from the coding sequence ATGCACAGATACCTGGAACTCAGCGAGGAGGGCGGCAGCGCGCATAAGTTCTACGAGGCCCGGGCCGAGGGCTGTACCTTGACCGTGCGCTATGGCCGCATCGGAACGGAGGGCCAGACGCAGGTCAGGATCTTTGCCACACCTGAGGAGGCCCAGGCAGAAGCACAGAAGAAACTGGCTGAGAAACGCCGCAAGGGCTACATGGACGCGGTGGCAGGTGAGCGGGAGAAACGCGCCGTGCCCCAGCCAGCTCTGCGCCTGCCCAAAGCCCTGAGCTCCTACCGTGAGGTCCTGGAAGCCAGCGTGCGTCCGTATGTTGCCCTGAAGGGAAGCCCACCCCGACCGACGATGAGTCCCTGGACCAGCAAACTTGGCGGGGTGCCCTACCGGCCGCTGGGAAGCGCCTGGCCTCTGGCCAGTGACGGTCAGCCGCTGGCCTTTCTGGCCCAGCTGAATTTTGCCGAGTTGCCTCCCCTGGCGGGTTTTCCGCAGCAGGGCATCGTGCAGTTCTTCATCCGTGACGACGACTTTTACGGGGCGAACTTTGACGGGGCCCTGGACATGACGTCCCTGGCCGACGATGCGAATTACCGCGTGCTGTACCACCCGGAGGTCATCCCGGACCCGGCGGGGCTGGAGCAGACGCTTCCAGTGGGGGTGCCGGGCAGCGACGACAGCATCCTGGGCCTGCCCCACGACCCGACCCTAACTTTTGAGCTGCGCGGTGAACTGCGGTCAGGACCGGTCACCAGCGACGACCGGCTTTTTGACCAGCTGGTCGGGCAGTCGCTCTGGGAGCTGGGCGACACCGAAGATGTGAACGCCGACGACCTGTCGGACCGCTACGCCCTGCTGGCCGGAAGCGGCCACAAGCTCGGCGGATATCCCAACTTCACCCAGCACGACCCGCGCAGCGTGGATGATCCGCATGTGCTGCTGTTTCAGCTGGACAGCGACGATGACCTGAGTCTCATGTGGGGCGACGTGGGCATCGCCAACTTTTTTATTCACCCGGATGATCTGACACGCGCCGACTTCAGCCGTGTGGTGTTCCACTGGGACTGCTGCTGA
- a CDS encoding GNAT family N-acetyltransferase, whose amino-acid sequence MPVAHDHSAAVPFTLRPFQNTDASAVARLVTEGVRGHWTYTEAQFRESQDPARRRLVAVRGDQIIATAHLYPFDPATPDALRLDVAGDRVALTPLYLRLLADLPAGFSRLLGVTREDFTEQMELFQTAGFRNAWQSWGAHLPLSTFDFERFWPLEERLFLQGYEAEALDPEVPESDWEVMAALYAQGVADAPRNPTTQMRKLSRNELRDVIRREERAFVVRLRGEIVTLTRLKPRGQEVDSEMTVTHPAHRARGLATLVKADALQWAREQGFRTAGTGGTVLNLPMLRVNTRLGYQVERMWITWERTV is encoded by the coding sequence ATGCCTGTTGCTCACGATCACTCTGCAGCTGTTCCATTCACCCTCAGACCTTTCCAGAATACGGACGCAAGTGCCGTCGCCCGGCTGGTCACCGAAGGTGTGCGCGGTCACTGGACCTATACCGAGGCGCAGTTCCGCGAGTCCCAGGACCCGGCACGCCGACGGCTGGTGGCTGTCAGGGGAGACCAGATCATCGCCACCGCGCACCTGTATCCCTTCGACCCAGCAACTCCCGATGCCCTGCGGCTGGACGTGGCCGGAGACCGGGTTGCCCTGACCCCGCTGTACCTGAGACTGCTGGCCGACCTGCCGGCTGGGTTTTCGCGCCTGCTGGGCGTGACCCGCGAGGACTTCACCGAGCAGATGGAGCTGTTTCAGACCGCTGGATTCCGCAATGCCTGGCAGTCGTGGGGGGCGCACCTCCCACTGAGCACCTTTGACTTCGAGAGGTTCTGGCCCCTGGAGGAACGCCTGTTTCTGCAGGGCTACGAGGCCGAGGCGCTGGACCCTGAAGTCCCGGAAAGCGACTGGGAAGTGATGGCGGCCCTGTACGCCCAGGGGGTGGCGGACGCCCCTCGCAATCCGACCACCCAGATGCGGAAATTATCCAGAAACGAGCTCCGTGACGTCATCCGCCGCGAGGAACGGGCCTTCGTGGTGCGCCTGCGTGGCGAGATTGTGACCCTGACCCGCCTGAAACCACGGGGCCAGGAGGTGGACAGTGAAATGACCGTGACCCACCCGGCACACCGGGCACGCGGTCTGGCGACCCTGGTCAAGGCGGACGCATTGCAGTGGGCCAGGGAGCAGGGCTTCCGCACGGCCGGGACCGGCGGCACCGTGCTGAACCTGCCCATGCTGCGGGTCAACACCCGGCTTGGCTATCAGGTCGAGCGCATGTGGATCACCTGGGAGCGCACAGTCTGA
- a CDS encoding bleomycin resistance protein, producing the protein MITSVSEANGKTPTGGFNALVPEFDVFDLQQSLDFWCDGLGFGLAYQRPEQGFAYLERDGAQVMLTVITGEWQTGPLEYPLGRGINFEIGVAQINPLLEGLERISWPLFVSPREKWRVTGDRESGNREFLVQDPNGYLLRFSESLGTRPVTG; encoded by the coding sequence TTGATCACCAGCGTGAGTGAGGCGAATGGAAAGACACCAACTGGCGGATTCAACGCCCTCGTTCCAGAGTTTGATGTCTTCGACCTTCAACAGAGTTTGGATTTCTGGTGCGATGGTCTAGGCTTCGGGCTCGCATATCAGCGTCCTGAACAGGGTTTTGCTTATCTTGAGCGCGATGGGGCCCAGGTGATGCTCACTGTGATCACTGGCGAGTGGCAGACTGGACCGTTGGAATATCCATTGGGACGCGGCATCAACTTTGAGATCGGAGTAGCTCAGATCAACCCGCTCCTGGAAGGTTTAGAGCGAATCAGTTGGCCACTATTTGTCTCTCCTAGAGAGAAATGGCGGGTCACTGGAGATCGGGAAAGCGGCAACAGAGAATTTCTGGTGCAAGATCCCAATGGTTATCTCCTGCGCTTCTCGGAGAGTTTGGGAACAAGGCCTGTGACAGGGTAA
- a CDS encoding alpha/beta fold hydrolase, which produces MINESIGVRNTHQIARTWRGPVEYQLSGTGPVVMVLNGGHCSRDTRLGHEQLAAAGFTVLIPSRPGYDSTPADLGETAHEAAKTLVALLDHLNISSMRVIGISAAGPTALTLAAEYPERVDQLVLESALVDPWEPGVQRLARLVFGRLQTWTWRLNRALLRLAPGPMLRLMLSQLSTRPVQQVMAGLTPADQREIQVLLRSFSSGRAGFLNDIRHVSPDLQRIRTPTLVMYSPYDRSIPLKQPLRLLRELPDAVGVEIPSDLHLMWLGATARTVRDHRLAFLRQLTS; this is translated from the coding sequence GTGATAAACGAATCAATCGGAGTCCGTAACACCCACCAGATTGCCCGAACATGGCGCGGCCCGGTCGAATACCAGCTGTCCGGTACCGGCCCGGTCGTGATGGTCCTTAACGGTGGGCACTGTTCCCGGGATACCCGACTGGGTCACGAACAGCTGGCGGCGGCTGGATTCACGGTTCTGATTCCGTCCCGCCCGGGGTACGACAGCACGCCCGCCGACCTGGGTGAGACCGCCCATGAGGCGGCCAAGACCCTCGTGGCCCTGCTGGATCACCTGAATATTTCCAGTATGCGGGTGATAGGGATCTCGGCGGCCGGGCCCACCGCGCTGACCCTGGCCGCCGAATATCCGGAGCGGGTGGATCAGCTGGTGCTGGAATCGGCGCTGGTCGATCCGTGGGAACCGGGCGTCCAGCGTCTGGCAAGGCTGGTTTTTGGACGGCTACAGACCTGGACCTGGCGCTTGAACCGGGCGCTGCTGCGCCTCGCGCCGGGGCCCATGCTGCGCCTCATGCTCAGTCAGCTTTCGACCCGTCCGGTCCAGCAGGTCATGGCAGGCCTGACACCAGCGGACCAGCGGGAAATTCAGGTGCTGCTGCGTTCGTTCAGCTCGGGGCGCGCCGGCTTCCTCAATGACATCCGGCATGTGTCACCGGACCTGCAACGCATCCGGACACCCACCCTGGTGATGTATTCACCATATGACAGAAGCATTCCTCTGAAGCAGCCCTTACGCCTGCTGCGCGAGTTACCGGACGCCGTTGGTGTGGAGATTCCCAGCGACCTGCACCTGATGTGGCTCGGTGCCACGGCCAGGACGGTCCGGGACCACCGGCTGGCCTTCTTGCGGCAGCTGACCAGCTGA
- a CDS encoding TNT domain-containing protein yields the protein MDQLRNWAYGWPKDDGFIGKVIDLKLQPGTLIDRYGAPTGRFVSPVGPSFGSRALAGPEGYENYYVDEVLRPLDVKSGAASLWFGEVGGARQYILPGRIVQLIEQGALRRVKVVPGSKKWGRHDP from the coding sequence ATGGACCAGTTAAGGAACTGGGCGTACGGGTGGCCAAAGGACGACGGGTTTATCGGCAAGGTCATCGACCTCAAGCTCCAGCCGGGAACGCTGATCGACCGCTACGGTGCACCGACAGGCCGCTTTGTGTCTCCTGTGGGCCCCAGCTTTGGCTCCAGGGCTCTGGCCGGTCCCGAGGGATACGAGAATTATTATGTCGACGAGGTGCTCAGGCCCCTCGACGTCAAGAGCGGCGCCGCCTCTCTGTGGTTCGGTGAGGTCGGCGGCGCCAGGCAGTACATCCTGCCTGGCAGGATCGTGCAACTGATTGAGCAGGGCGCGCTCCGGCGGGTCAAGGTCGTGCCAGGAAGCAAGAAGTGGGGACGCCATGACCCGTGA
- the tkt gene encoding transketolase: MSTEQLSINTIRTLSIDAVQAANSGHPGAPLGMAPMAYVVWQEFLRFNPKQSQWAGRDRFVLSAGHASMLIYSLLHLTGYDMPMEDLKNFRQWGSKTPGHPEFFHTPGLDATTGPLGQGAAMTVGLAMAEAHLAERYNRPEFPIFDNYVYSILGDGDLQEGINHEAAALAGHLKLGKLIWLHDDNQIQLDTATEKAESEDTAARFRAYGWEVLRVEDGNDLNQIRQAITAARANTAQPSLIQVRTVIGFGSPRAGTSKAHGEPLGEEGVAQTKQALGWDYPPFTVPDEVRAHMDATERGARYEAEWNALLEGYRAAYPELGREVDAMLNRELPANLADTLPSYEVGGKAVATRNASGEVINALAKVVPGLMGGSADLSGSTKTTIKDGGEMQAGHMGGRNVLFGVREFGMAAAGNGLSLYGGIRPLVGTFLVFADYLKPAFRLSAIQMQPVTYVLTHDSIGLGEDGPTHQPIEQLAMLRSVPGAHVIRPADANETAAAWQMALEYDKGPTAIALSRQDLPILPRNHAGVKKGAYVVRDAEGGAQVILIASGSEVSLALDAAEALAAEGIGARVVSMPCMEVFRAQDASYRDSVLTPGVKRVAIEAASKAPWYEWTQGGPVIGMDTFGASAPAKVLFEKFGFSVQNVVKVVRSVL, translated from the coding sequence ATGTCAACTGAGCAGCTGAGCATCAACACCATCCGCACGCTGTCTATCGATGCCGTCCAGGCCGCCAACAGCGGTCACCCTGGCGCGCCGCTGGGCATGGCCCCGATGGCCTACGTGGTGTGGCAGGAGTTCCTGCGCTTCAACCCGAAGCAATCACAGTGGGCCGGGCGTGACCGCTTCGTCCTGTCGGCTGGACACGCCAGCATGCTGATCTACAGCCTTCTGCACCTGACCGGCTATGACATGCCGATGGAGGACCTGAAGAACTTCCGCCAGTGGGGCAGCAAGACCCCCGGTCACCCGGAGTTCTTCCACACGCCCGGCCTGGACGCGACCACCGGACCGCTGGGTCAGGGCGCAGCCATGACGGTCGGACTGGCCATGGCCGAGGCCCATCTCGCCGAGCGCTACAACCGCCCCGAGTTCCCTATCTTCGACAATTACGTCTATTCCATCCTGGGCGACGGGGACCTGCAGGAAGGCATCAACCATGAAGCCGCCGCGCTGGCCGGGCACCTGAAACTGGGCAAGCTGATCTGGCTGCACGACGACAACCAGATCCAGCTGGACACCGCCACCGAGAAGGCCGAGTCTGAGGACACCGCCGCACGCTTCCGCGCCTACGGCTGGGAGGTGCTGCGCGTCGAAGACGGCAATGACCTGAACCAGATCCGTCAGGCGATTACGGCCGCCCGGGCCAACACCGCGCAGCCCAGCCTGATTCAGGTGCGCACAGTCATCGGGTTCGGCAGCCCGCGCGCCGGCACCAGCAAGGCCCACGGCGAACCCCTGGGCGAGGAGGGCGTGGCGCAGACCAAGCAGGCCCTGGGCTGGGATTACCCCCCCTTCACGGTGCCGGACGAGGTCCGCGCCCACATGGACGCCACCGAGCGCGGCGCGAGGTACGAGGCCGAGTGGAACGCCCTGCTGGAGGGCTACCGAGCTGCCTACCCAGAACTGGGCCGCGAAGTGGACGCCATGCTGAACCGTGAACTGCCCGCCAACCTGGCCGACACGCTCCCCAGCTACGAGGTGGGGGGCAAGGCCGTGGCGACCCGCAACGCCAGCGGTGAAGTGATCAACGCGCTCGCCAAGGTGGTGCCCGGCCTGATGGGCGGCAGCGCGGACCTGTCGGGCAGCACCAAGACCACCATCAAGGACGGCGGCGAGATGCAGGCCGGCCATATGGGCGGACGCAACGTGCTGTTCGGCGTGCGCGAGTTCGGGATGGCCGCCGCCGGCAACGGTCTGAGCCTCTACGGCGGTATCCGCCCGCTGGTGGGTACCTTCCTGGTGTTCGCGGATTACCTCAAGCCGGCCTTCCGCCTCAGTGCCATCCAGATGCAGCCGGTCACCTACGTCCTGACCCACGACTCCATCGGCCTGGGTGAGGACGGCCCCACCCACCAGCCGATCGAGCAGCTGGCCATGCTGCGCAGCGTGCCCGGCGCGCACGTGATCCGTCCGGCCGACGCCAACGAGACAGCCGCTGCGTGGCAGATGGCGCTGGAATACGACAAGGGCCCCACCGCCATCGCGCTGTCACGCCAGGACCTGCCGATCCTGCCGCGCAACCATGCCGGCGTGAAAAAAGGTGCCTATGTGGTCCGGGACGCCGAGGGAGGCGCGCAGGTGATCCTGATCGCCTCGGGCAGTGAGGTCAGCCTGGCGCTCGACGCCGCCGAGGCCCTGGCAGCTGAAGGCATCGGTGCCCGTGTGGTCAGCATGCCCTGCATGGAAGTCTTCCGCGCGCAGGACGCCAGCTACCGCGACAGCGTGCTGACCCCTGGAGTCAAACGCGTGGCCATCGAGGCCGCCAGCAAGGCCCCCTGGTACGAGTGGACACAGGGCGGCCCGGTGATCGGCATGGACACCTTCGGGGCGTCCGCGCCGGCCAAGGTGCTGTTCGAGAAATTTGGCTTTAGCGTGCAGAACGTGGTGAAGGTCGTCAGAAGCGTCCTGTAA